The Ciconia boyciana chromosome 22, ASM3463844v1, whole genome shotgun sequence genome has a window encoding:
- the LOC140662456 gene encoding amine oxidase [copper-containing] 3-like isoform X1 → MRRDRVTWRHWEKQRPLGLTEAGALHGVTPQRRNPSVAWGVSQALAPQLASSVCLGWGGNRLNWLGPVITSRSLMRAPGSLPTSQATPLRPQSSNDLKAWSAGEGTYSGCCSQTPCAVSALREMNPKLPYVLLVGAALIIFILSCMLLSRGRRSPGCESQPRIVEKTGSTSQSLVFADLTPEEMVQVVRYLQGSLGVQLVDASRARPSDNCIASVDVQVPAKAEVLRFLDGGGARPPREALAVLYFGNQPDPNVTEYVVGPLPTPAYHRDITVQKYGGKVPYHRRPMLGSEYKQVGVFLETVAFAAAPTFLKEVFEYDGTNMVFQTTAPHGFQSGDRKSWFIVFQNVSGFFVHPVGLEVLVDHSSLDISRWAVSRVFYNGQYYRDMVQLESAYVQGRISVEKVRKAPRDGDFSSMKPRAPWATLFPLQYEPQGPRYSIRNNHVLFQAWSFAFGMSVNTGLRLFDIRHKGERVAYEISIQEALSVYGSNCPGGMSTRYMDGSFGIGRYTSPLVRGVDCPYSATYVDTHSLSETLSPSKRKASLCIFEQNLGSPLRRHYSNLQSLYYGGLVNSALVVRSIATVGNHDYVWDFIFYQNGAIEGKVQATGYASSSFLHGDGLRYGNRVWEHTLGTIRTHSINYKVDLDVGGVKNSLVAHDMAFEMVRAPWSPEQQIERPRLTKKVLDTEDQAAFRLQSKMPRYIYFAANSKNKWGHQRGYRIQITSFAGDHVPEASSMERAISWARYHLAVTRRKEEEPTSTSIYNQNDPWTPTVTFANFINNETITNEDLVAWITTGFLHIPHSEDIPNTVTVGNSVGFLLRPYNYYDLDPSIYSHDGVFFTSEQDFTACEINPIACLPKTASCLPNLPPFTYDGFQNMSRL, encoded by the exons ATGAGACGGGACAGGGTGACCTGGAGACACTGGGAGAAGCAAAGGCCCCTTGGGCTGACTGAGGCTGGGGCTCTTCATGGTGTCACCCCGCAGCGGAGAAACCCATCAGTAGCTTGGGGAGTGAGTCAGGCACTGGCTCCCCAGCTGGCTTCCTCGGTGTgtctggggtggggaggaaacagGCTGAACTGGCTGGGACCTGTGATCACCTCTCGCAGTCTGATGCGAGCTCCaggctccctccccacctcgCAAGCGACGCCTTTACGCCCACAGTCGTCAAATGACTTAAAAGCCTGGTCTGCAGGTGAGGGGACATATTCTGGATGCTGCAGCCAAACCCCGTGTGCTGTCTCTGCACTGAGAGAGATGAACCCCAAACTTCCCTATGTTCTCCTGGTTGGGGCTGCGCTGATAATCTTCATTCTCTCCTGcatgctgctgagcaggggGAGGCGATCACCCGGCTGTGAATCCCAGCCCCGCATCGTAGAGAAGACGGGATCCACGAGCCAGAGCCTGGTCTTTGCCGATCTGACACCCGAAGAGATGGTGCAAGTGGTGCGGTACCTGCAGGGAAGCCTCGGGGTGCAGCTGGTTGACGCCTCGCGTGCGAGACCCTCCGACAACTGCATCGCCTCCGTCGATGTGCAGGTCCCTGCCAAGGCAGAGGTGCTGCGGTTCCTGGATGGTGGGGGGGCTCGCCCCCCCCGGGAGGCGCTGGCTGTGCTGTACTTTGGGAACCAGCCAGACCCCAACGTCACCGAGTACGTGGTGGGTCCGCTGCCAACGCCGGCGTATCACCGGGACATCACGGTGCAGAAGTACGGGGGGAAGGTGCCGTACCACCGCAGACCAATGCTGGGCAGTGAGTACAAGCAGGTGGGAGTGTTCTTGGAGACGGTGGCATTTGCTGCAGCCCCAACCTTCCTAAAAGAAGTCTTTGAGTACGATGGCACCAACATGGTGTTTCAGACCACAGCCCCTCACGGGTTTCAGTCTGGAGACCGTAAGTCCTGGTTCATCGTCTTTCAGAACGTGAGTGGGTTCTTTGTGCACCCggtggggctggaggtgctggtggACCACAGCAGCCTGGACATCTCCCGGTGGGCAGTGAGCAGGGTCTTCTACAACGGGCAGTACTACAGGGACATGGTTCAGCTGGAGAGCGCCTATGTGCAGGGTCGCATCAGCGTGGAGAAGGTGAGGAAAGCGCCACGCGATGGGGACTTCTCGTCCATGAAGCCCCGAGCGCCTTGGGCCACGCTGTTCCCTTTGCAGTACGAGCCCCAGGGTCCCCGCTACAGCATCAGGAACAACCACGTCCTCTTCCAGGCCTGGAGCTTTGCCTTTGGGATGAGCGTGAACACAGGCCTGCGCCTGTTTGACATCCGACACAAGGGGGAGAGGGTTGCCTATGAAATCAGCATCCAAGAGGCGTTGTCAGTGTACGGCTCCAACTGCCCTGGAGGGATGTCAACGAGGTACATGGACGGGAGCTTCGGCATTGGGCGCTACACCTCCCCCTTGGTGCGAGGGGTCGACTGCCCGTACTCGGCCACCTATGTCGACACACACTCTCTGTCTGAGACCCTGAGCCCCAGTAAGAGAAAGGCTTCCCTCTGCATTTTTGAGCAGAACCTGGGCTCCCCCCTGAGGCGCCACTACTCCAACTTGCAGTCGCTCTACTACGGGGGGCTGGTCAACTCTGCTCTGGTCGTTCGGTCCATTGCAACCGTGGGCAACCACGACTACGTGTGGGACTTCATCTTCTACCAGAACGGGGCCATCGAAGGCAAGGTCCAGGCCACGGGGTACGCGAGTTCATCCTTTCTCCACGGGGATGGTCTGAGATACGGCAATAGGGTTTGGGAGCACACGCTGGGGACGATACGCACCCATTCCATCAACTATAAAGTGGACTTGGACGTGGGAG GGGTGAAAAACTCCCTGGTGGCCCACGACATGGCGTTTGAGATGGTGCGGGCTCCCTGGAGCCCAGAGCAGCAGATAGAGCGGCCACGCCTCACCAAGAAGGTCCTGGACACGGAGGACCAGGCTGCCTTCCGGCTCCAGTCGAAGATGCCCAGATACATCTACTTCGCTGCCAACAGCAAAAACAAGTGGGGCCACCAGCGTGGTTACAGGATCCAGATCACCAGTTTTGCGGGGGACCACGTCCCCGAAGCCAGCTCCATGGAGAGGGCCATCAGCTGGGCAAG GTACCACCTGGCCGTTACCAGGCGGAAGGAGGAGGAGcccaccagcaccagcatctACAACCAGAACGACCCCTGGACACCCACTGTCACCTTCGCCAACTTCATCAACAACGAGACCATCACCAACGAG GACCTGGTTGCCTGGATAACCACTGGTTTCCTTCACATCCCGCACTCTGAGGATATTCCCAACACTGTGACGGTGGGAAACTCGGTTGGCTTTCTCCTGAGACCCTACAACTACTATGACCTGGACCCCTCCATATACTCACACGATGGCGTGTTTTTCACCAGCGAGCAGGACTTCACGGCGTGTGAAATCAACCCTATTGCATGCCTGCCCAAAACTGCCTCTTGTTTGCCAAACTTGCCCCCGTTCACCTATGATGGTTTCCAAAATATGAGCAGGCTTTAA
- the LOC140662456 gene encoding amine oxidase [copper-containing] 3-like isoform X3 produces MRRDRVTWRHWEKQRPLGLTEAGALHGVTPQRRNPSVAWGVSQALAPQLASSVCLGWGGNRLNWLGPVITSRSLMRAPGSLPTSQATPLRPQSSNDLKAWSAGEGTYSGCCSQTPCAVSALREMNPKLPYVLLVGAALIIFILSCMLLSRGRRSPGCESQPRIVEKTGSTSQSLVFADLTPEEMVQVVRYLQGSLGVQLVDASRARPSDNCIASVDVQVPAKAEVLRFLDGGGARPPREALAVLYFGNQPDPNVTEYVVGPLPTPAYHRDITVQKYGGKVPYHRRPMLGSEYKQVGVFLETVAFAAAPTFLKEVFEYDGTNMVFQTTAPHGFQSGDRKSWFIVFQNVSGFFVHPVGLEVLVDHSSLDISRWAVSRVFYNGQYYRDMVQLESAYVQGRISVEKAWSFAFGMSVNTGLRLFDIRHKGERVAYEISIQEALSVYGSNCPGGMSTRYMDGSFGIGRYTSPLVRGVDCPYSATYVDTHSLSETLSPSKRKASLCIFEQNLGSPLRRHYSNLQSLYYGGLVNSALVVRSIATVGNHDYVWDFIFYQNGAIEGKVQATGYASSSFLHGDGLRYGNRVWEHTLGTIRTHSINYKVDLDVGGVKNSLVAHDMAFEMVRAPWSPEQQIERPRLTKKVLDTEDQAAFRLQSKMPRYIYFAANSKNKWGHQRGYRIQITSFAGDHVPEASSMERAISWARYHLAVTRRKEEEPTSTSIYNQNDPWTPTVTFANFINNETITNEDLVAWITTGFLHIPHSEDIPNTVTVGNSVGFLLRPYNYYDLDPSIYSHDGVFFTSEQDFTACEINPIACLPKTASCLPNLPPFTYDGFQNMSRL; encoded by the exons ATGAGACGGGACAGGGTGACCTGGAGACACTGGGAGAAGCAAAGGCCCCTTGGGCTGACTGAGGCTGGGGCTCTTCATGGTGTCACCCCGCAGCGGAGAAACCCATCAGTAGCTTGGGGAGTGAGTCAGGCACTGGCTCCCCAGCTGGCTTCCTCGGTGTgtctggggtggggaggaaacagGCTGAACTGGCTGGGACCTGTGATCACCTCTCGCAGTCTGATGCGAGCTCCaggctccctccccacctcgCAAGCGACGCCTTTACGCCCACAGTCGTCAAATGACTTAAAAGCCTGGTCTGCAGGTGAGGGGACATATTCTGGATGCTGCAGCCAAACCCCGTGTGCTGTCTCTGCACTGAGAGAGATGAACCCCAAACTTCCCTATGTTCTCCTGGTTGGGGCTGCGCTGATAATCTTCATTCTCTCCTGcatgctgctgagcaggggGAGGCGATCACCCGGCTGTGAATCCCAGCCCCGCATCGTAGAGAAGACGGGATCCACGAGCCAGAGCCTGGTCTTTGCCGATCTGACACCCGAAGAGATGGTGCAAGTGGTGCGGTACCTGCAGGGAAGCCTCGGGGTGCAGCTGGTTGACGCCTCGCGTGCGAGACCCTCCGACAACTGCATCGCCTCCGTCGATGTGCAGGTCCCTGCCAAGGCAGAGGTGCTGCGGTTCCTGGATGGTGGGGGGGCTCGCCCCCCCCGGGAGGCGCTGGCTGTGCTGTACTTTGGGAACCAGCCAGACCCCAACGTCACCGAGTACGTGGTGGGTCCGCTGCCAACGCCGGCGTATCACCGGGACATCACGGTGCAGAAGTACGGGGGGAAGGTGCCGTACCACCGCAGACCAATGCTGGGCAGTGAGTACAAGCAGGTGGGAGTGTTCTTGGAGACGGTGGCATTTGCTGCAGCCCCAACCTTCCTAAAAGAAGTCTTTGAGTACGATGGCACCAACATGGTGTTTCAGACCACAGCCCCTCACGGGTTTCAGTCTGGAGACCGTAAGTCCTGGTTCATCGTCTTTCAGAACGTGAGTGGGTTCTTTGTGCACCCggtggggctggaggtgctggtggACCACAGCAGCCTGGACATCTCCCGGTGGGCAGTGAGCAGGGTCTTCTACAACGGGCAGTACTACAGGGACATGGTTCAGCTGGAGAGCGCCTATGTGCAGGGTCGCATCAGCGTGGAGAAG GCCTGGAGCTTTGCCTTTGGGATGAGCGTGAACACAGGCCTGCGCCTGTTTGACATCCGACACAAGGGGGAGAGGGTTGCCTATGAAATCAGCATCCAAGAGGCGTTGTCAGTGTACGGCTCCAACTGCCCTGGAGGGATGTCAACGAGGTACATGGACGGGAGCTTCGGCATTGGGCGCTACACCTCCCCCTTGGTGCGAGGGGTCGACTGCCCGTACTCGGCCACCTATGTCGACACACACTCTCTGTCTGAGACCCTGAGCCCCAGTAAGAGAAAGGCTTCCCTCTGCATTTTTGAGCAGAACCTGGGCTCCCCCCTGAGGCGCCACTACTCCAACTTGCAGTCGCTCTACTACGGGGGGCTGGTCAACTCTGCTCTGGTCGTTCGGTCCATTGCAACCGTGGGCAACCACGACTACGTGTGGGACTTCATCTTCTACCAGAACGGGGCCATCGAAGGCAAGGTCCAGGCCACGGGGTACGCGAGTTCATCCTTTCTCCACGGGGATGGTCTGAGATACGGCAATAGGGTTTGGGAGCACACGCTGGGGACGATACGCACCCATTCCATCAACTATAAAGTGGACTTGGACGTGGGAG GGGTGAAAAACTCCCTGGTGGCCCACGACATGGCGTTTGAGATGGTGCGGGCTCCCTGGAGCCCAGAGCAGCAGATAGAGCGGCCACGCCTCACCAAGAAGGTCCTGGACACGGAGGACCAGGCTGCCTTCCGGCTCCAGTCGAAGATGCCCAGATACATCTACTTCGCTGCCAACAGCAAAAACAAGTGGGGCCACCAGCGTGGTTACAGGATCCAGATCACCAGTTTTGCGGGGGACCACGTCCCCGAAGCCAGCTCCATGGAGAGGGCCATCAGCTGGGCAAG GTACCACCTGGCCGTTACCAGGCGGAAGGAGGAGGAGcccaccagcaccagcatctACAACCAGAACGACCCCTGGACACCCACTGTCACCTTCGCCAACTTCATCAACAACGAGACCATCACCAACGAG GACCTGGTTGCCTGGATAACCACTGGTTTCCTTCACATCCCGCACTCTGAGGATATTCCCAACACTGTGACGGTGGGAAACTCGGTTGGCTTTCTCCTGAGACCCTACAACTACTATGACCTGGACCCCTCCATATACTCACACGATGGCGTGTTTTTCACCAGCGAGCAGGACTTCACGGCGTGTGAAATCAACCCTATTGCATGCCTGCCCAAAACTGCCTCTTGTTTGCCAAACTTGCCCCCGTTCACCTATGATGGTTTCCAAAATATGAGCAGGCTTTAA
- the LOC140662456 gene encoding amine oxidase [copper-containing] 3-like isoform X4, which produces MRRDRVTWRHWEKQRPLGLTEAGALHGVTPQRRNPSVAWGVSQALAPQLASSVCLGWGGNRLNWLGPVITSRSLMRAPGSLPTSQATPLRPQSSNDLKAWSAGEGTYSGCCSQTPCAVSALREMNPKLPYVLLVGAALIIFILSCMLLSRGRRSPGCESQPRIVEKTGSTSQSLVFADLTPEEMVQVVRYLQGSLGVQLVDASRARPSDNCIASVDVQVPAKAEVLRFLDGGGARPPREALAVLYFGNQPDPNVTEYVVGPLPTPAYHRDITVQKYGGKVPYHRRPMLGSEYKQNVSGFFVHPVGLEVLVDHSSLDISRWAVSRVFYNGQYYRDMVQLESAYVQGRISVEKVRKAPRDGDFSSMKPRAPWATLFPLQYEPQGPRYSIRNNHVLFQAWSFAFGMSVNTGLRLFDIRHKGERVAYEISIQEALSVYGSNCPGGMSTRYMDGSFGIGRYTSPLVRGVDCPYSATYVDTHSLSETLSPSKRKASLCIFEQNLGSPLRRHYSNLQSLYYGGLVNSALVVRSIATVGNHDYVWDFIFYQNGAIEGKVQATGYASSSFLHGDGLRYGNRVWEHTLGTIRTHSINYKVDLDVGGVKNSLVAHDMAFEMVRAPWSPEQQIERPRLTKKVLDTEDQAAFRLQSKMPRYIYFAANSKNKWGHQRGYRIQITSFAGDHVPEASSMERAISWARYHLAVTRRKEEEPTSTSIYNQNDPWTPTVTFANFINNETITNEDLVAWITTGFLHIPHSEDIPNTVTVGNSVGFLLRPYNYYDLDPSIYSHDGVFFTSEQDFTACEINPIACLPKTASCLPNLPPFTYDGFQNMSRL; this is translated from the exons ATGAGACGGGACAGGGTGACCTGGAGACACTGGGAGAAGCAAAGGCCCCTTGGGCTGACTGAGGCTGGGGCTCTTCATGGTGTCACCCCGCAGCGGAGAAACCCATCAGTAGCTTGGGGAGTGAGTCAGGCACTGGCTCCCCAGCTGGCTTCCTCGGTGTgtctggggtggggaggaaacagGCTGAACTGGCTGGGACCTGTGATCACCTCTCGCAGTCTGATGCGAGCTCCaggctccctccccacctcgCAAGCGACGCCTTTACGCCCACAGTCGTCAAATGACTTAAAAGCCTGGTCTGCAGGTGAGGGGACATATTCTGGATGCTGCAGCCAAACCCCGTGTGCTGTCTCTGCACTGAGAGAGATGAACCCCAAACTTCCCTATGTTCTCCTGGTTGGGGCTGCGCTGATAATCTTCATTCTCTCCTGcatgctgctgagcaggggGAGGCGATCACCCGGCTGTGAATCCCAGCCCCGCATCGTAGAGAAGACGGGATCCACGAGCCAGAGCCTGGTCTTTGCCGATCTGACACCCGAAGAGATGGTGCAAGTGGTGCGGTACCTGCAGGGAAGCCTCGGGGTGCAGCTGGTTGACGCCTCGCGTGCGAGACCCTCCGACAACTGCATCGCCTCCGTCGATGTGCAGGTCCCTGCCAAGGCAGAGGTGCTGCGGTTCCTGGATGGTGGGGGGGCTCGCCCCCCCCGGGAGGCGCTGGCTGTGCTGTACTTTGGGAACCAGCCAGACCCCAACGTCACCGAGTACGTGGTGGGTCCGCTGCCAACGCCGGCGTATCACCGGGACATCACGGTGCAGAAGTACGGGGGGAAGGTGCCGTACCACCGCAGACCAATGCTGGGCAGTGAGTACAAGCAG AACGTGAGTGGGTTCTTTGTGCACCCggtggggctggaggtgctggtggACCACAGCAGCCTGGACATCTCCCGGTGGGCAGTGAGCAGGGTCTTCTACAACGGGCAGTACTACAGGGACATGGTTCAGCTGGAGAGCGCCTATGTGCAGGGTCGCATCAGCGTGGAGAAGGTGAGGAAAGCGCCACGCGATGGGGACTTCTCGTCCATGAAGCCCCGAGCGCCTTGGGCCACGCTGTTCCCTTTGCAGTACGAGCCCCAGGGTCCCCGCTACAGCATCAGGAACAACCACGTCCTCTTCCAGGCCTGGAGCTTTGCCTTTGGGATGAGCGTGAACACAGGCCTGCGCCTGTTTGACATCCGACACAAGGGGGAGAGGGTTGCCTATGAAATCAGCATCCAAGAGGCGTTGTCAGTGTACGGCTCCAACTGCCCTGGAGGGATGTCAACGAGGTACATGGACGGGAGCTTCGGCATTGGGCGCTACACCTCCCCCTTGGTGCGAGGGGTCGACTGCCCGTACTCGGCCACCTATGTCGACACACACTCTCTGTCTGAGACCCTGAGCCCCAGTAAGAGAAAGGCTTCCCTCTGCATTTTTGAGCAGAACCTGGGCTCCCCCCTGAGGCGCCACTACTCCAACTTGCAGTCGCTCTACTACGGGGGGCTGGTCAACTCTGCTCTGGTCGTTCGGTCCATTGCAACCGTGGGCAACCACGACTACGTGTGGGACTTCATCTTCTACCAGAACGGGGCCATCGAAGGCAAGGTCCAGGCCACGGGGTACGCGAGTTCATCCTTTCTCCACGGGGATGGTCTGAGATACGGCAATAGGGTTTGGGAGCACACGCTGGGGACGATACGCACCCATTCCATCAACTATAAAGTGGACTTGGACGTGGGAG GGGTGAAAAACTCCCTGGTGGCCCACGACATGGCGTTTGAGATGGTGCGGGCTCCCTGGAGCCCAGAGCAGCAGATAGAGCGGCCACGCCTCACCAAGAAGGTCCTGGACACGGAGGACCAGGCTGCCTTCCGGCTCCAGTCGAAGATGCCCAGATACATCTACTTCGCTGCCAACAGCAAAAACAAGTGGGGCCACCAGCGTGGTTACAGGATCCAGATCACCAGTTTTGCGGGGGACCACGTCCCCGAAGCCAGCTCCATGGAGAGGGCCATCAGCTGGGCAAG GTACCACCTGGCCGTTACCAGGCGGAAGGAGGAGGAGcccaccagcaccagcatctACAACCAGAACGACCCCTGGACACCCACTGTCACCTTCGCCAACTTCATCAACAACGAGACCATCACCAACGAG GACCTGGTTGCCTGGATAACCACTGGTTTCCTTCACATCCCGCACTCTGAGGATATTCCCAACACTGTGACGGTGGGAAACTCGGTTGGCTTTCTCCTGAGACCCTACAACTACTATGACCTGGACCCCTCCATATACTCACACGATGGCGTGTTTTTCACCAGCGAGCAGGACTTCACGGCGTGTGAAATCAACCCTATTGCATGCCTGCCCAAAACTGCCTCTTGTTTGCCAAACTTGCCCCCGTTCACCTATGATGGTTTCCAAAATATGAGCAGGCTTTAA
- the LOC140662456 gene encoding amine oxidase [copper-containing] 3-like isoform X7, whose product MVQVVRYLQGSLGVQLVDASRARPSDNCIASVDVQVPAKAEVLRFLDGGGARPPREALAVLYFGNQPDPNVTEYVVGPLPTPAYHRDITVQKYGGKVPYHRRPMLGSEYKQVGVFLETVAFAAAPTFLKEVFEYDGTNMVFQTTAPHGFQSGDRKSWFIVFQNVSGFFVHPVGLEVLVDHSSLDISRWAVSRVFYNGQYYRDMVQLESAYVQGRISVEKVRKAPRDGDFSSMKPRAPWATLFPLQYEPQGPRYSIRNNHVLFQAWSFAFGMSVNTGLRLFDIRHKGERVAYEISIQEALSVYGSNCPGGMSTRYMDGSFGIGRYTSPLVRGVDCPYSATYVDTHSLSETLSPSKRKASLCIFEQNLGSPLRRHYSNLQSLYYGGLVNSALVVRSIATVGNHDYVWDFIFYQNGAIEGKVQATGYASSSFLHGDGLRYGNRVWEHTLGTIRTHSINYKVDLDVGGVKNSLVAHDMAFEMVRAPWSPEQQIERPRLTKKVLDTEDQAAFRLQSKMPRYIYFAANSKNKWGHQRGYRIQITSFAGDHVPEASSMERAISWARYHLAVTRRKEEEPTSTSIYNQNDPWTPTVTFANFINNETITNEDLVAWITTGFLHIPHSEDIPNTVTVGNSVGFLLRPYNYYDLDPSIYSHDGVFFTSEQDFTACEINPIACLPKTASCLPNLPPFTYDGFQNMSRL is encoded by the exons ATGGTGCAAGTGGTGCGGTACCTGCAGGGAAGCCTCGGGGTGCAGCTGGTTGACGCCTCGCGTGCGAGACCCTCCGACAACTGCATCGCCTCCGTCGATGTGCAGGTCCCTGCCAAGGCAGAGGTGCTGCGGTTCCTGGATGGTGGGGGGGCTCGCCCCCCCCGGGAGGCGCTGGCTGTGCTGTACTTTGGGAACCAGCCAGACCCCAACGTCACCGAGTACGTGGTGGGTCCGCTGCCAACGCCGGCGTATCACCGGGACATCACGGTGCAGAAGTACGGGGGGAAGGTGCCGTACCACCGCAGACCAATGCTGGGCAGTGAGTACAAGCAGGTGGGAGTGTTCTTGGAGACGGTGGCATTTGCTGCAGCCCCAACCTTCCTAAAAGAAGTCTTTGAGTACGATGGCACCAACATGGTGTTTCAGACCACAGCCCCTCACGGGTTTCAGTCTGGAGACCGTAAGTCCTGGTTCATCGTCTTTCAGAACGTGAGTGGGTTCTTTGTGCACCCggtggggctggaggtgctggtggACCACAGCAGCCTGGACATCTCCCGGTGGGCAGTGAGCAGGGTCTTCTACAACGGGCAGTACTACAGGGACATGGTTCAGCTGGAGAGCGCCTATGTGCAGGGTCGCATCAGCGTGGAGAAGGTGAGGAAAGCGCCACGCGATGGGGACTTCTCGTCCATGAAGCCCCGAGCGCCTTGGGCCACGCTGTTCCCTTTGCAGTACGAGCCCCAGGGTCCCCGCTACAGCATCAGGAACAACCACGTCCTCTTCCAGGCCTGGAGCTTTGCCTTTGGGATGAGCGTGAACACAGGCCTGCGCCTGTTTGACATCCGACACAAGGGGGAGAGGGTTGCCTATGAAATCAGCATCCAAGAGGCGTTGTCAGTGTACGGCTCCAACTGCCCTGGAGGGATGTCAACGAGGTACATGGACGGGAGCTTCGGCATTGGGCGCTACACCTCCCCCTTGGTGCGAGGGGTCGACTGCCCGTACTCGGCCACCTATGTCGACACACACTCTCTGTCTGAGACCCTGAGCCCCAGTAAGAGAAAGGCTTCCCTCTGCATTTTTGAGCAGAACCTGGGCTCCCCCCTGAGGCGCCACTACTCCAACTTGCAGTCGCTCTACTACGGGGGGCTGGTCAACTCTGCTCTGGTCGTTCGGTCCATTGCAACCGTGGGCAACCACGACTACGTGTGGGACTTCATCTTCTACCAGAACGGGGCCATCGAAGGCAAGGTCCAGGCCACGGGGTACGCGAGTTCATCCTTTCTCCACGGGGATGGTCTGAGATACGGCAATAGGGTTTGGGAGCACACGCTGGGGACGATACGCACCCATTCCATCAACTATAAAGTGGACTTGGACGTGGGAG GGGTGAAAAACTCCCTGGTGGCCCACGACATGGCGTTTGAGATGGTGCGGGCTCCCTGGAGCCCAGAGCAGCAGATAGAGCGGCCACGCCTCACCAAGAAGGTCCTGGACACGGAGGACCAGGCTGCCTTCCGGCTCCAGTCGAAGATGCCCAGATACATCTACTTCGCTGCCAACAGCAAAAACAAGTGGGGCCACCAGCGTGGTTACAGGATCCAGATCACCAGTTTTGCGGGGGACCACGTCCCCGAAGCCAGCTCCATGGAGAGGGCCATCAGCTGGGCAAG GTACCACCTGGCCGTTACCAGGCGGAAGGAGGAGGAGcccaccagcaccagcatctACAACCAGAACGACCCCTGGACACCCACTGTCACCTTCGCCAACTTCATCAACAACGAGACCATCACCAACGAG GACCTGGTTGCCTGGATAACCACTGGTTTCCTTCACATCCCGCACTCTGAGGATATTCCCAACACTGTGACGGTGGGAAACTCGGTTGGCTTTCTCCTGAGACCCTACAACTACTATGACCTGGACCCCTCCATATACTCACACGATGGCGTGTTTTTCACCAGCGAGCAGGACTTCACGGCGTGTGAAATCAACCCTATTGCATGCCTGCCCAAAACTGCCTCTTGTTTGCCAAACTTGCCCCCGTTCACCTATGATGGTTTCCAAAATATGAGCAGGCTTTAA